The Cylindrospermum stagnale PCC 7417 genome segment TGCCAACGCCCAAGAAGTTCGCCAAATTTTAGCAAGTCGGGAATATGTCAGCACAGATATTGACTATATCCAAATTGAAGATGTTAATGGCGCTACCTGTGACTTAGACCATCCGATGCGAGAGTATGCCCATCACCAATTTTATTCTGAGTCGGCGATTAACCGCCCCAGTCGGACTGAACAAATTTGGATTATGACTCAATTAGCGCGTTGGGGTGATACTCCCTTCCCCAGAAATTGGGTAGAAATTGTTGAACGAGTTTGTCGAGTTCGTGTTTTTAGTACCGCCGCTAGAGAATTGGGTTTAGATATTAGTTACACCCGGCAACCGATTCAACTATTTGATGGTAAACCCTTTAACGCCGATGACCCCATTAGCTATCTCAACGATTTAGAAATTAAACGCGATTTCTCTATTGCCGAAGTTGTTCTAGATGCACCCAGAAGAACAGCAGCTTAATCAATTCAAAATTCCAAATTTCTCGTTCCCATACTCTGTATGGGAATGAATTATGGAAGGCTCTGCCTTCCGCGACACCAGAGGCAGAGCCTCTTGATAGCATTCCCAGTCTGAGACTGGGAACGAGATAAGCGAGATAATTCAAAACTCAAAACTCAAAATTAAAAATGCAAAACCGTAACTTGAGAACTACCAACACCGCTACAAGCACAATCAGCCGTCAGCCTTTCCTTGAAATTAAGGACGTTTGCAAAGTTTATCCCACCAAGAAAGGGCCATTTACCGTCCTTGATGGTGTTAACCTCAACGTTGAAAAAGGTGAATTTCTTTGCGTTATCGGCCATTCTGGTTGCGGTAAATCGACGCTGTTAAATATGGTTTCTGGTTTTAACTTCCCCACCACTGGACAAGTGCTGTTAGAAGGAGAACCAATTACTAAGCCTGGCCCTGATAGGATGGTGGTTTTCCAAAACTATGCGTTATTACCTTGGCGGACTGCGTTTGAAAATATCTACTTGGCTGTAAATGCTGTTTATCCAACCAAACCAGAAGCCGAAAAACGGGCAATTGTCCGGGATCATTTGGCAATGGTGGGTTTGGGTGATGCTATGGAAAAGAAGCCCATGCAAATGTCTGGGGGGATGAGACAACGAGTTTCTATCGCCCGTGCTTTGGCTATTCGTCCGAAAGTGTTGATTTTAGATGAACCTTTTGGGGCGTTGGATGCGATTACTAAGGAAGAATTACAGGAAGAATTGCTGAAAATTTGGGGTGATAATCGTTGTACTGTGCTGATGATTACCCATGATATTGATGAGGCGCTGTTTTTGGCAGATAAATTGGTGATGATGACCAATGGCCCTCATGCGAAAATTGGGGAAGTGATGGAAATTCCGTTTGCCAGACCACGCGATCGCACCCGCATTATGGAAGATCCTCAATATTACCAACTGCGGAACTATGCGTTAGACTTCTTGTTTAACCGCTTTGCCCATGATGATGTAGGTTAATATACTTGGGGCGAACCACTGTTCGCCCGGACATCAAGGGAAAAATTGAGATTTTCAAGAACCGTCTACCTTTGCTGTTAGCATTCAATTAGCGATCGCTCTCTATCAGGCAGTGATGCTAGGATCTTGATAGGTTTTGCAAATCTCTAATAAATTAAATTTTTATGGCAGTGCCTCAAAACACAATCTGGGACAATTTTTTATCGCCTGTGGTGCGTCTTTTGATTGATGAAGAGGCGTTGAAACGTTATGCGCTGAGTATTGACTGGGAGCAAGAAAGCGATCGCATCCGCAGCAATGATGTCACAGTTCCCAACTACTACAGCAGCCAAAACTTTCACGGCATTGAGGGCGGATATCTCAACTCCAGTGCGGCGGTTTCCTACGATCCGATTACTCAATACTTTGTACCACCGAATGAAACCTGGGTACGTCAGGCTTTGATTGATGCGATCAAAGTCCAACCACGACGCATACTTGATTTAGGTTGTGGCACAGGTTCCACTACCTTGATGTTAAAGCAGGCTTTCCCCCAAGCAGAAGTGATCGGTTTGGATTTATCACCTTATATGCTGGTAAGGGCAGAAGATAAAGCCAAAACTGCTGGTTTAGATATCTGCTGGCAACATGGCAATGCCGAAACAACAGGCTTGGAGGATGCTACATTCGATTTAGTGACAGCTTCTTTGCTATTTCACGAAACACCCGCTACGGTAACTCAGGCAATTTTGCGAGAAAGTTTCCGGTTGTTAGCGGTGGGTGGGCAAATATTGATGCTCGATGGTAATCAGAAAACCCTACGTCAAGTAGAAATGCTCAATGATGTTTTTGAGGAGCCTTATCTTCGTGAATATGCTGCTGGTAGCGTGGATGCAAGTATGGGTGCAGCCGGGTTTGCAGCAGTGCGAACCCAGGATATTTGGTGGATACATCAGCTAACTAGCGGTGTGAAACCAATACCCGCAGCAGATGCGAGAAATCAAAAAAATTTCCAGATGTCCGCTCCCAGATCAACAGAGACCACAATAGATAATAATGATTTGGAGGGTGTTGGGTCTCCAGCTTTTGGCGTAGTGGTATGAGTTTAAAGGCAGTTCTATTTGATTTTAATGGCGTCATCATTAAAGATGAACCAATCCATCTGCATTTGATAGATGAGATTCTGATTCAGGAAAATCTCCAGCCCCAACGGGTAAATGAGCGCCAAGCTGCTCTCGGACGTAGCGATCGCGCTTGTTTTCAACAGCTACTGGCTAATCGGGGCCGCGTAGTCAGCGAAGACTATTTATCTCTGTTGCTCAACCGCAAGGCCGAGGCTTATGTGCTGGAACTAGAGAAAATGGAAAAACTGCCTTTGTATCCGGGTGTAGAGGATTTAATCTATCAAGTGCGATCGCGCAGCGTCTCCGCAGATTCGCACCCTCTGAAGTTGGGATTAGTTAGTGGTGCTTTTCGCCAAGAAATAGAACTGGTACTGAATCGCGCCAAACTAGCTGAATACTTTAAAATTATTGTCGCGGGCGATGACATCACCACCAGTAAACCAGAACCTGAGGGTTATCTGCTGGCAGTGGAACGCTTCAATCAAGCATATCCTGATTTAAATCTCCAACCACAAGAATGTCTAGCAATTGAAGATACCCCTGCTGGTATCGAAGCAGCAAAAAGCGCTCGAATGCAGGTGGTGGGTGTAGCGAATACTTACCCATTTCACATGCTTCAGCGCTGCTGTAACTGGACTGTGGATTATCTGACTGATTTGGATTTAGATTGGGTGCAGCAAGTCTATTCTCAAAAAGACTCCCAGCTGGCATTATCTGAGTGTTAGAATGTTATATGGCAGTCAGATTACTGCATAAGGGGAATTAGCTCAGTTGGTAGAGTGCTGCGATCGCACCGCAGAGGTCAGGGATTCGAGCTCCCTATTCTCCATTTTTGTACATTCGCAAATTATGTCGTTTTCCCAAACTCGCATCGTTTGTCATTGAAGTCATATTTTTGCTTTGTCTTGGTTAAGGTTACAGTAATTCCCGTGTGATTCCCTTACTTACACCGCCCATTTGACACCTTTACTAGCATGGTCATAAATTAAATCGAACACGGTGTCACATTTAGACTTAAACAACACTCGGTCATAGCTTACAGGCAGGTTTTTATCTAAAACTGCTTCAACTGCGGACTTCACCTTGCCCTGACTTTGCATATCTTTATACCAGTCTTGGACTAATACTTTTGGCTGTTCTGCTGTCAAACGATGCAAGAGAGACTGTGCTGCTAACTTGACTTTTTGGGTTTCATCAGCAGTCATTTTGTCTTTCTTGAGCAAATCAAATAGTTCCAGTTCGTCTTCTGTCAACCCTTCCCGAATATGCCGTTGGGCTTCTTCCTTCAAGTTTTCGGTAAAATTTACCAGGGCTTCGTAGTAGTTATCAGTTGATGAACCACCAGCGTTGTATTTGTCAATGATTGCTTGTAACCTTTGGGCAAAGTCGGTGCGGGTGGTGTTTTGCTGAATCATTTTGTTCAGTTTGTCTTCAATAAAACTCCTTAAATCGGTAATTTCAATATTTTTATAGGGTTTGTGGCTAAATTCGGCTTTTAGTTGCTCGAAGTTGATTTTACTTAAATCCCAAATTTGGCTCGTCTCGATAATGTTGTATTCTGCACTATATTCTTTAGTGGTAAACCCTTGATTATCAGCAACTACGCTTTCATCTAGCAGTTCAGCAATTTTTAAACTTGCACTATCAATATCTTTGCGTTCAATGATGCTATCAATTACCCCGCGCAGATATTGGAAGATGAAAACCAGTGGACGTGGTTGCTTGATTATCTCTGGTTTACAGGCTTCATAGAGTGAGGTAATGGTATTTTGATAGACAAAAAATGCTTTACGCCATTCATCTTTTTGCAGTAGGGTGTCAGCAAACTGGTTCAATTGCCCTAATTTCTGGAAAGTTTCCTGAATTTTGAGGATACTTTCTAAATCAATCCCCAGTTCCCGACAAAAATTCAACCCTTGGGCGATCGCATCATCCAGTAACTCAAACAGGTTAGACTTTTCTTGAATGGGTGAGTCTTCCTTCTCTCCATCATCGCCCAAAGCGTAATCTGCCAAGGCTTGCTTCATGTTGCGGAAGACGTTGTAATAATCAATAATTTCGCCGTTGGTTTTGGTGACGTTGTTAATCTGATATGAGGTGACGCGGTTCGCACGGGCGATAGTTTGCATCAGCGTGTGGTCTTTCATCGGCTTGTCAAGGTAAAGCGTCGAGAGAGTGGGCGCATCAAAACCCGTCAGCCACATGGCGCAGACAAACACCAACCGCAAGGGATTTTCCGCATCTTTAAACTGATACTCGATATCATGCCCCTGTGCATCAACTGCATTCATTCGTTCTCGGTGGGGTTTAATATCAAGTCCTTGTTTCGCAAATTTTTCAACTTCGCTTTCGCTTCCTTCCAGACTAATCACCACAGCCATCTGGGTTTCTCGCATAAATTCGAGAATCTTTTTCAAGCGAACTTTCTCAATGTCATTAGCAGATTTTTTAATTCTTCCCAGCAGGTTTTTAATTTCTGCTTTCCAGTGATACTGTACTTTGTCGTACATTTTCACCGCAGTGAATTTATCAAGAGAAACTACTAAGCCTTTACCAAGATAGCCACGACGGGGAAAGTGGTAAGCAATATCTTTAGCGATTGTCTCTAACCTATCATCGCGTTTTATTACCTCGGTTTCACGGGCAAATTTCCTCTCTAGCTTGGCTTGCTGGGTGTCATCAAGGTTTTCATCTTCGAGTATTTGGTAAAATTCCTCGCTTAAATCCTCGTTTTGAATTAGTACCTCTGGTACTCGCTTCTGGTAAAACAGGGGGACGGTTGCGCCATCGTCTACTGACTGAGAAAAGTTATACTCACTGACGTAATCGCCAAACCATTCGCTAGTCTTGCGTTTTTTACCTAATAGGGGTGTACCTGTAAAGGCGAGATAATTGGCATGGGGTAAACCTGCCCGCATATTTTCCGCTAAGGTTTTATACTGGGTGCGGTGTGCTTCATCGACAATTACAATGATGTCGTTGCGATCGCTCAATAGTGGATACTTTTTACCCTTCTCGTAGCGGAACTTTTGAATCAGGGTAAAGACAATACGCTTGTTGAGCGAGAGAAAATCCCGCATCTGTTTACTGTTTTTAGGTTGGGCTGCTTCGCTCTTTTTGACGGTTTCGGTGTTTAAGAAATTGCGGTAAATCTGCCCATCTAAATCGTCGCGGTCGGTAATGATGACAAAGGTAAAATTGCCCGTGAGCTTGCGGAAAATCTTCCGAGCATAAAAAATCATCGAAAAGCTTTTACCAGAGCCTTGTGTGTGCCAGAAAACTCCTAATTTACCCTGTTTTTCTTCCCGGTGGTCGAAGGCATCAATAGCGCGATTCACACCGATGAATTGGTGGTTTTGGGCGATGATTTTCTGAGTCTCTTTGTGGTAGAGAATAAAATTTTCGATGTAGTCCAGTACTTTAGAAGGGTGACAAAGCCCGTCTATGGCTAGTTCTAGGCTAGTACCAGATTCTTGAATCTGCTGACGATCTATTTTTTCCTTTTCATCTTCCACCCGCAGCCAGTTAAAAAAGTGTTCCCACTCTGCGGTAAAACTGCCGATTTTGGTTTCTAGGGCGTTGGAAAGAATGCAGAAGGCGTTGGTGAGAAAGAGTTGGGGAATATCTTTTTTGTAGTTGCTGAGGTTGTCGTCAAAGGCTGTTTGCAGTTTGATGTTGGAGTTCTTCAGTTCGATGAAGACAAGGGGTAAACCGTTGATATATAGCAGGATATCAGGACGGCGATAGTTTCTTTCTCCTTGAATCCAAAGTTGAGAAACGGCTAAATATTCATTATTTCCGTTTGTACTCAAGTCGTTAAAATCTATCACGCGCACTTTCCCGTGTTCGGTTCTACCTTGGGCGTTTTCATACTCAATGGGGATACCGTCACGAATTAGCCTGTCTATTTCCCGATTTGCGGCGATGGGAGACATCAAGTGGCGTTTATTGGTGAGAGTTTCTAAACCTTGGGCGATCGCATCTGCTGGTAAACTGGGGTTGAGGCGAATTGCTGCTGATTGGAGGCGATCGCTAAAAATGACCTCCCGTTTATCTGTGCGGTTGGATCTGTCGTTGAGATCGTCGGGGTTGGTGGTGAAGCAGTTGAGTAATTTAAAGCCTTGCTGCTTTAATTTGGCAAGTACCGCTTGTTCGATGTCATCTTCAGAGATAAAGTTAGGCATTGTTTAGCTGAAACTACATGGACACAGCACCCCCAGCCGCAAAGACTTGTTTTGCTGTTAGTTGCAAATTAGGAAAGATTGAGGAAACGAGTTGATCGTTGTTTTGAAACAATCGCTTTTGATACTCATCCTCTACTAATGTACAAATTGTAACCGTTGGCTGCTTGGGTTTGCCAATATATTCTCTGCCACCAATGCCCAAATAATCGACAATCCAATACTCAGGTACAGCTAATAGGGCATAATCTTCAACTTTGCGGGCGTAGTCGTTCTGCCAGTTTGTACTGACAACCTCAGCAATTAGTTTAATTGAGCTTCCTGATGTAATTACGGGTTCTTGTTGCCACAATGGTTCATTGACCAGTTGCGTTTGGTCTAACACAATCACATCGGGACGAAAAGCCGTGTTTGTTCCCAATAGTTTGATCAAGCAACGATGGGGGATAAAATATGGCAAGTCCTGGCGGTCAATTTCTACATTCAGTTTTCGCCCGACTAAAGATGATACCTGTTCATGGGGCCCTGTTGGTTCCATCTCGATTAATTCCCCATCAATAAGTTCATAGCGATCGCGATCGCCATACTGAGTAATAAATTCATTAACGGTGATAAGTTTTGAGGCTGATTGAACCATGATGATTTTTCCTCATAATTATGCAATAGGCTAATAGTGAGACAATTTAGGAGGCGATCGCTATTTACTCAGAACGCCAATTTTCGATTTGCAAGTTAGGTACTCTTTGAAATTCTCGGACATTAGATGTCACCACAATGTGATTATTGATTACTGCTGTAGCTGCGATGAGTACATCATAAGCACCAATAGGTGAACCTGCTAGTTTGAGAAAGCTTCTGATTTCGGCTGCTTGTTCTGCTTCTTTTGAGCCAAAAGGTAAAATTGTAATTGAGTTTAATAATGTTTCAATAATTAATTGAATTTTAACAGCGCGTTGTGGATTTATAGCTAATCCATATTTCACCTCCATAACTGTTAGAGATGAAACAAAAATTTCAGCAGGGGAGATTAATTTTATTCGCTTGAGGGTGTTTTCTTCTCCTTTGACAAAATCACTAATAACGCAAGTATCCAGTAGATAACCCATAATTAAAGTTCTATTTCGTTAGGTGGTATCAGTTCATCTCGATATGATTCAAAGATGATACTTTCTTTTACACCTTGATATTCCATGATCATTTCTGGCCATTTCGTGGGTTTGGTTTCTAGGAAGGTGACGAAAACTAGGCTTTCAGCGATACCTTCTGGTGTTTCATCTAGTTCAATTTTGCCGTTTTTATAAATTCCTTGAATTGTTTTTAACATATAGCTTACCTCCTACATGAATTTTAACCGATTTATTCTAATTATTCTGTCATGCTGGGCGGAAATTGGATGTCTAAGTCTTCGACGGAAAGCTTACCTGATATGAGACGAGTTAGAAGGCGATCGCGTGTTTGTTTGAGAATTTCGTTTGAATTACTACATTTACACATCAATGAGAACAAAGCATCAAATTTTTTTTGATATGAAGTGAGTATTTTTGTTTCTGGTAATATAATCTGTAATTTCTTTAAAAAATCCCAATCGGCGCGGGGCATTTTTGTGCCTTTTGAGGAGATTGTGGCTAATACTATGAAAGTATCACTAAATATAGTAAATAATATAAATCCTTCATATTCATTTAGTTTTGGTCTTATAACTATTGTATCTGATGAACAAGCCCCAGAAAAATTAGCTAAAGCCATTTTATGTAAATATGGTCTAATTTTTCCAAATAAAATATCTCTCTCCTTAAACAAAAGTTTATCACTTTGAACAGAATCAGCAGTATTAAAATCTTTAATTAATATTGATTCTCTTGGTAAATTTTCTAAGCCTAAATACTTTGTACTTCCATCAAGATTTTTGATTTTAACTCCATTACGAATCTCTTTGCAGATAGCTTCAATTTTTACCGATTCCCAACCCTCCGGGATGCCTTTATGAAACTTAACCTGTTCATGACCCGGAAACCGCAGACGGACAAACCACTCGCGGTAGATTTCCTCAGCCATTTTTTCTAATATGGCAATACGGCGATTATTGTTTTCAATCAGGTCATCATAAGCAGAAAGTATCGCCGCAATCTTTTTCTGAACAGGAAGCGGAGGAATAGGAATATTTATGCGCTTGACAATATCTTGGTTCAGTGAACTCATCGTTGCGCCAAAAGAACCTTGAGCTTCCATCCAATATTTATGAGCGTTAGTAGTGAAATAATACGAAAGGAATTTAGTAGACAATTTATTAGATTTGATTCTTAATCTTAAACAATCAGAACCTTGTATCCATTGTTCGCTTTTCTTTGTAATTAGAATATGTCTATCAACAGCACCTTTTCTACCAAAGACAATATCATCTAGAACTAACCTATGTACTTTTAATCTTTCAGCAGTTTTATCATCTAGGAATTCAAGCTTTGCATCTGTGAGTGATCCATAACCTATATTTCTCACATTTATTACTGGTATACCATTAGCAATATATTCACTAGCTTTGAGCTGAGTTCCAAAAGGCCCAGTTTGCAGTTCAGCCTGATTTTCTTTTACTAGGTCATTTATCTGTATAATTTCCCAATCACTCATAAATCCCCTGCTACCTCTCGCACATTATGAGCAATAATCCCCTCTAACAAATGCGCCTCTTGATTTAGCTTTTCCAACTCCTGATTTAAACTCAAAATCTCCTCAATAAACTCCTCCTCAGTCTTCCCATCTTCCTCAATCACCACCCCCACATACCGCCCAGGATTTAGGGAATAATCCTGTTCCTTCACATCTGCTGGAGTCGCCAACTTACACAACCCCGTCACATCCTCATATTCTGCCTTCGGGAAGCGTTCCTGTAACCAGCGAATGTGGATAAAAAATGATTCCGCCGATTTTACATCTGTATGCAGGGTTTCCAGCGTGGCTTTGAGTGTCTTAACTTGCTTGTCAATCTGTCCCCGTTTCCTCTCTTCCTTTGCCTTTTCTGCTAAAGCTGTTTCATGGGCGCGGATAGTTTTATCAAGCTGCTTCAATCCCAGATGGATGTCATCAAAAAATGGTTTAAATGCCGCGCTGAGTTCTTGCTGTACTTGATTTTGTATATCTATATTTATTTCGGGGAAATTGTATTTATCTAAATAACCTTGATACTGAATTTCTAAATCTGGCAAATCATCCCACAAATTGAGAAAATCAACAGCCGCTTTCCTAGCTTTAACATCATCCGTTCCATCATTCAATACAGTGATTAGCTGCTGGGAAACTTGCTGCACCTGTGCTTGATTCTCTCTTAGCTTCACCATCCCTTGCTGAAAATAATTATTAATCAGTTCAATAAAGCGATGGCTTTTACCCCGGCGCAAATGGCTGATAATCGCAATATTACTAATTTGTTCTGTGGAAAACTCCCGATGTGCGCGGTCAACCTGAGTAAAAATATAGCTTTAGCAAATAGTCATAGCGGGCATGATCTGGCAGATAAAACCCACACTTCTCAATGGCAATTTCGGCGATCGCCTTTTCTCTGCGAGTTCCTTTGAGTGCTTCATATTCTTGCTGGATCTCTGCCGCATACTGACGATACTTGTTATCGGCAAACTTGAGAAATATTAACCCCATCACGGGCGTTGAATACTCACTAGATTTCAAGTCAGAGTTTGCCCGCATGGTATCGGCACTCTGCCAAAGGTTCGCTTCAAGTCGTTTTAGTTCTTCTGGGGTCAAAGCTGTGAGTGGGTGATTTATCTGTTCTGCGAGAACATGAACATTGAAATTATATGCACAACTGGGTTATGTTATGACGTGAGTTAAAGCAGATGCTGAAACCCTTAAATTCTGACATGGCGAAAACAGAAAAGCAGAAAATGCTCGCAGGTGAGTTATATTTGGCAACAGATCCGGAATTAGCTGCCGAACATCTGCGTGCTGGGCTTCTGCTAAAAAGATACAATGCAACTACGGGAGAACAGCAAAAAAATCGCTGGCAAATCCTACAAGAATTATTCGCCAAAATTGGGCAAAAAGTAACGATTGTACCGCCTTTTCACTGCGACTATGGCAGTAATATTTATGCTGGTGACAACTCATATATTAATTATGGCTGCGTGATTTTAGACTGCAACATAGTTAACATTGGAGACAATGTCTTACTAGCACCCTATGTGCAGATTTACACAGCTTATCACCCGACAGAACCGGAAATTCGCCTGACAGGGAAAGAACTAGCAGCCCCGATAACAATTGGTAATAACGTCTGGATTGGTGGCGGTGCGATCGTTTGTCCAGGCGTAACCATTGGTGATCATTCAAGCATCGGGGCTGGTAGTGTAGTTGTTAAAGATATACCTGCAAATGTCGTTGCTGCGGGTAATCCCTGCCGGATTATTCGCCATTTGACCTAAAACTGATTTTTTAGAATTTGTAGCCTCTAGCGAGCCAATATTGCCAGTCTGCAAGCGCTTCTTGGGTTTCGCTATCAGCATCAATTGCTTCTATTTCCGATAGCTTGGCAGTAAACACATCTTCATCTTTACCATCTGGATAAACCACTTCCACCAACATATCTTTTAAACACTCATCCTCCGGTGCCATTCCTAGCACTTCAACTTGTTTCTCCTCAACGGCGGCGGTTGATTTGCGTCCCTTCTTTTTCCACTTAGCTAGAAAAGGAACGTTGAGAGTGTCATCGAGGTAGTAGTACCAACCCATGGCCCGTTCTTCTTTATCATCAGCATCGACAATTATTTCTGTTTTAATGCGATGCTCGCGGATTGCTTCAGGTTCAACACTAGGCATAAGACAAATGCTGGCAATGATGAATTCTGAAATCTGGTATAGCGTTTTGGCGAACGCCTGTCAATTTTCTAGCTGCTGTCTCACCGTAGTATAAAAGGAGCGAATCATCGTTATTTTCCTATTTTTTCGCTTTTCTGCCATAAAACGGGTAATTTCTGACCTTAAAAGAAATTTGCTGGAGGTTTAAAAGGCGATGGCGCGGTGCGATCGCATCCGCTGAGAGGATGTCTGAGAAGTTGTTAGTGATAAATCAAACACTGGTAGATCCCCCTAAATCCACGCCAGTCGCTCATGGGGAGCCACTGCGTTGGGCGGCTCCGCCGACTTGAAGCATGTGGCGTGGAGACCCCCAAGACCGCGCTGGCTCCCCTTAAAAAAGGGGACTTTGACTCTTGTTCCCCCCTTAAAAAGGGGGGTTAGGGGGGATCTCGATCAATTTTGATACTTTTCAGACATCCCCTGAGACACTCCAAATTTTCTTGTGGGACGGGCTTTCCGGCCCGTCCCACAAGATTGGGTAATTTATTTCTTGGAAATCCCTAATGAAAATCAAGCTAAATTTAAAGGAAGAGGAACACAGATAAAATTATCAAGAGAGCGAACCTTAGCGTTTCAACAGAATTAATATTATGACAATAATCGTCTTTGGTAGTATCAATATAGATTTAGTCGCCACAGCCAAGAGCTTACCAGTTGCCGGCGAAACCCTATTAGGAGAAAGTTTTTTGAAAGTACCGGGAGGGAAAGGTGCAAATCAAGCGGTAGCATTAGCGCGGTTGGGAATTCCTACTCAAATTGTCGGACGTGTTGGTGCAGATAGTTTTGGTGAAGAACTGGTTAGCAATTTGCAAGCATCGGGTGTACAAACTGATAATATCTTAGTTGATGAAAGCGTGAGTTCTGGAGTTGCTATCATCAACGTAGATCATCATGGTGAAAATCAAATCGTTGTTGTTCCCGGTGCAAATGGGAGAGTTAATCAAGAAGATGTAGAACGATTATCTCGGTTATTACCAACAGCGACAGCAATACTTTTACAGCTAGAAATTCCGATGGCGGCGGTGGTGGCAGCTGCCCAAGCGGCACGTAATGCCAATATAACAGTAATTCTCGACCCAGCACCGGCGCGATCGCATTTACCAGAGGAACTTTACCCGTTAGTGGATATTATCACACCAAATGAGGTTGAGGCGGGGCAGTTGGTGGGTTTTGCGGTGGATGGGGAAGAAACAGCAGCTCAGGCTACTGCGATTTTATTACAAAGGGGGGTGAAATGCGCGATCGCTAAATTGGGTGCAAAAGGCGTTTACTGTGCCACCGCTGAAGAAAGTTTTTTTCTAAGAGCGTTCCCAGTTCAAGCCGTTGACACAGTCGCCGCTGGTGATGCTTTTAACGGTGGTTTAGCAGCAGCACTTACCGCCGGACTTTCTTTACATCAGGCGGTTGTTTGGGGTGCAGCAGCGGGTGCTTTAGCAACAACAAAACAAGGCGCACAAACTTCGCTACCCGACAAGTCTACCTTTGATGCCTTTCTTCGGCAAAAAGGATTACAGCAGTTTTCATCTATTTGAACTACATCTCTCAAAATGTAGAGACGTTGCATGCAACGTCTCTAGATCATTAATTTTGAATTTTGAATTTTGAATTTTGAATTTTGAATTGTTATTTACCAATATCCTCATTCCAGAGTTCTGGTTTCTCTGTAATAAATTCACTCATCATCTGTGCGCATTCATCAAGATTGAGATCAATTACTTCCACACCGTGGGATACCATAAAATCTTTAGCACCGGGAAAAGTTCTCGATTCCCCAGCAATAACTTTTTTAATGCCAAATTGCACCACAGCACCAGCGCACAAATAGCACGGCATTAAGGTTGAATAGAGAGTTGTACCTTTGTAGCTGCCAATTCTGCCAGCATTGCGGAGACAATCGATTTCGGCATGGGTAACAGGATCACCATCTTGCACACGTTTATTGTGTCCTCTGCCGAGAATTTTGCCATCTTTGACGAGAATGGAACCAATGGGAATTCCCCCTTCTTGTCTGCCTTGTTGGGCTTCGGTAATTGCAGCTTGCATAAATTCGTCCATTTCTCTATTCTCCTAATATGAAAAAAC includes the following:
- a CDS encoding class I SAM-dependent methyltransferase; the encoded protein is MAVPQNTIWDNFLSPVVRLLIDEEALKRYALSIDWEQESDRIRSNDVTVPNYYSSQNFHGIEGGYLNSSAAVSYDPITQYFVPPNETWVRQALIDAIKVQPRRILDLGCGTGSTTLMLKQAFPQAEVIGLDLSPYMLVRAEDKAKTAGLDICWQHGNAETTGLEDATFDLVTASLLFHETPATVTQAILRESFRLLAVGGQILMLDGNQKTLRQVEMLNDVFEEPYLREYAAGSVDASMGAAGFAAVRTQDIWWIHQLTSGVKPIPAADARNQKNFQMSAPRSTETTIDNNDLEGVGSPAFGVVV
- a CDS encoding HAD family hydrolase, which produces MSLKAVLFDFNGVIIKDEPIHLHLIDEILIQENLQPQRVNERQAALGRSDRACFQQLLANRGRVVSEDYLSLLLNRKAEAYVLELEKMEKLPLYPGVEDLIYQVRSRSVSADSHPLKLGLVSGAFRQEIELVLNRAKLAEYFKIIVAGDDITTSKPEPEGYLLAVERFNQAYPDLNLQPQECLAIEDTPAGIEAAKSARMQVVGVANTYPFHMLQRCCNWTVDYLTDLDLDWVQQVYSQKDSQLALSEC
- a CDS encoding type I restriction endonuclease subunit R gives rise to the protein MPNFISEDDIEQAVLAKLKQQGFKLLNCFTTNPDDLNDRSNRTDKREVIFSDRLQSAAIRLNPSLPADAIAQGLETLTNKRHLMSPIAANREIDRLIRDGIPIEYENAQGRTEHGKVRVIDFNDLSTNGNNEYLAVSQLWIQGERNYRRPDILLYINGLPLVFIELKNSNIKLQTAFDDNLSNYKKDIPQLFLTNAFCILSNALETKIGSFTAEWEHFFNWLRVEDEKEKIDRQQIQESGTSLELAIDGLCHPSKVLDYIENFILYHKETQKIIAQNHQFIGVNRAIDAFDHREEKQGKLGVFWHTQGSGKSFSMIFYARKIFRKLTGNFTFVIITDRDDLDGQIYRNFLNTETVKKSEAAQPKNSKQMRDFLSLNKRIVFTLIQKFRYEKGKKYPLLSDRNDIIVIVDEAHRTQYKTLAENMRAGLPHANYLAFTGTPLLGKKRKTSEWFGDYVSEYNFSQSVDDGATVPLFYQKRVPEVLIQNEDLSEEFYQILEDENLDDTQQAKLERKFARETEVIKRDDRLETIAKDIAYHFPRRGYLGKGLVVSLDKFTAVKMYDKVQYHWKAEIKNLLGRIKKSANDIEKVRLKKILEFMRETQMAVVISLEGSESEVEKFAKQGLDIKPHRERMNAVDAQGHDIEYQFKDAENPLRLVFVCAMWLTGFDAPTLSTLYLDKPMKDHTLMQTIARANRVTSYQINNVTKTNGEIIDYYNVFRNMKQALADYALGDDGEKEDSPIQEKSNLFELLDDAIAQGLNFCRELGIDLESILKIQETFQKLGQLNQFADTLLQKDEWRKAFFVYQNTITSLYEACKPEIIKQPRPLVFIFQYLRGVIDSIIERKDIDSASLKIAELLDESVVADNQGFTTKEYSAEYNIIETSQIWDLSKINFEQLKAEFSHKPYKNIEITDLRSFIEDKLNKMIQQNTTRTDFAQRLQAIIDKYNAGGSSTDNYYEALVNFTENLKEEAQRHIREGLTEDELELFDLLKKDKMTADETQKVKLAAQSLLHRLTAEQPKVLVQDWYKDMQSQGKVKSAVEAVLDKNLPVSYDRVLFKSKCDTVFDLIYDHASKGVKWAV
- a CDS encoding nitrate ABC transporter ATP-binding protein (This model describes the ATP binding subunits of ATP-binding cassette (ABC) transporters for nitrate transport, or for bicarbonate transport, in bacteria and archaea.) gives rise to the protein MQNRNLRTTNTATSTISRQPFLEIKDVCKVYPTKKGPFTVLDGVNLNVEKGEFLCVIGHSGCGKSTLLNMVSGFNFPTTGQVLLEGEPITKPGPDRMVVFQNYALLPWRTAFENIYLAVNAVYPTKPEAEKRAIVRDHLAMVGLGDAMEKKPMQMSGGMRQRVSIARALAIRPKVLILDEPFGALDAITKEELQEELLKIWGDNRCTVLMITHDIDEALFLADKLVMMTNGPHAKIGEVMEIPFARPRDRTRIMEDPQYYQLRNYALDFLFNRFAHDDVG